A genomic segment from Aulosira sp. FACHB-615 encodes:
- a CDS encoding Calvin cycle protein CP12, which produces MTATYDRFDTVQQSEQNGSKTIEQAILEAISEARSTCETNGDGSPNCAVAWDIVEELQAEKAHQQQAKHRKTSLESFCDTHPDALECLMYDV; this is translated from the coding sequence ATGACAGCAACCTACGACAGATTCGATACCGTACAGCAATCTGAGCAAAATGGCTCTAAAACCATCGAGCAAGCAATTTTAGAAGCCATCTCCGAAGCTCGTTCAACTTGTGAAACCAATGGCGATGGCTCTCCTAACTGTGCTGTAGCTTGGGATATCGTTGAAGAATTACAAGCGGAAAAAGCGCATCAACAACAAGCAAAACACCGGAAAACTTCTCTAGAAAGCTTCTGTGATACCCATCCAGACGCTTTAGAATGTCTCATGTACGATGTTTAA